In one window of Methanoculleus chikugoensis DNA:
- a CDS encoding ABC transporter permease produces MDIIYTIWLRNIKRYLRSKSRIVGSLGMPLFFMLVLGFGLSSVVQIPGMGGEGYMGFIIPGIVAMSVLFTSVFSGIQVIWDKQFGFLKETLVAPVSRLEIMLGQTLGGATTAVIQGLILMVLALFIGLKPTSITGFFIALGFMVLIGVTFTAFGIAIASRMEDMHGFQLIMNFVIFPIFGLSGALFPINSLPAWLRPLTLADPLTYGVEGIRYGLTGTAQIHPLASLAVLGGCTVLMTVIGAYLFRKIRI; encoded by the coding sequence ATGGATATCATTTACACCATCTGGCTGCGGAACATCAAGCGCTACCTGCGGTCGAAGAGCAGGATCGTCGGCAGCCTCGGGATGCCCCTTTTCTTCATGCTGGTGCTCGGATTTGGGCTGAGCTCGGTCGTTCAGATCCCGGGCATGGGAGGAGAAGGGTACATGGGCTTCATCATCCCGGGCATCGTGGCCATGAGCGTTCTCTTCACATCGGTCTTCTCAGGGATCCAGGTCATCTGGGACAAACAGTTCGGATTCCTGAAAGAGACGCTCGTCGCCCCGGTCTCGCGCCTTGAGATCATGCTCGGCCAGACGCTCGGGGGGGCGACGACGGCGGTCATCCAGGGGTTGATCCTCATGGTGCTTGCGCTCTTCATCGGGCTCAAGCCCACCAGCATAACCGGGTTCTTCATCGCCCTCGGGTTCATGGTGCTGATCGGCGTGACCTTCACGGCGTTCGGCATCGCCATCGCATCGAGGATGGAGGATATGCACGGCTTCCAGCTCATCATGAACTTCGTGATCTTCCCGATCTTCGGGCTCTCGGGAGCGCTCTTCCCCATCAACAGCCTGCCCGCATGGCTTCGGCCGCTGACACTCGCCGACCCCCTGACCTACGGCGTCGAGGGGATACGCTACGGCCTCACCGGGACAGCACAGATCCATCCGCTCGCAAGCCTCGCCGTCCTGGGCGGGTGCACCGTACTCATGACCGTTATCGGGGCGTACCTCTTCCGTAAGATCCGTATCTGA
- a CDS encoding ATP-binding cassette domain-containing protein: protein MHTDTPRYGAGAVPAIRVNNLTKSFDDFVAVDGISFTIESGEIFGLLGPNGAGKTTTISMLSTMLTPTSGTATVNGHDIVTDEDGVRKSIGIVFQDQSLDEELTAYENMDFHGRLYRIPGEVRRKRIDELLTLVGLEDRKDDLVKTYSGGMRRRLEIARGLLHEPKVLFLDEPTLGLDPQTRNHLWEYIEQLNNEKGITIILTTHYMEEADRLCDRVAIIDHGTIVALDTAENLKSSIGGDVVTIASPNPDAVINLLAAPWVSGIEEHDGSVTVRLQDADRHIPGIVTAIHQNGIDITSLSVRKPTLEDVFLHYTGRTIREETGSRKAMQMFRWAGRR, encoded by the coding sequence ATGCACACGGATACACCACGCTACGGAGCCGGAGCCGTCCCGGCCATACGCGTCAATAACCTGACGAAATCCTTCGACGATTTCGTCGCCGTCGACGGGATCTCGTTCACCATCGAGAGCGGCGAGATCTTCGGGCTGCTCGGCCCGAACGGAGCGGGAAAAACGACGACGATCTCTATGCTCTCGACGATGCTCACACCCACCTCGGGCACGGCGACAGTCAACGGCCATGATATCGTGACCGATGAAGACGGTGTCAGGAAGTCTATCGGGATCGTCTTCCAGGATCAGAGCCTGGACGAAGAACTGACCGCGTACGAGAACATGGACTTCCACGGCCGCCTCTACCGGATCCCCGGGGAGGTGCGCCGGAAGCGTATCGACGAACTCCTGACCCTCGTCGGGCTCGAAGACAGGAAAGATGACCTCGTCAAGACCTATTCCGGCGGCATGCGGCGCCGGCTCGAGATCGCCCGGGGACTGCTCCATGAACCGAAAGTGCTCTTCCTGGACGAGCCCACCCTCGGCCTCGACCCGCAAACACGAAACCACCTCTGGGAGTACATAGAGCAGCTGAACAACGAGAAGGGCATCACCATCATCCTCACCACCCACTACATGGAGGAGGCCGACCGGCTCTGCGACCGGGTGGCGATCATCGATCACGGGACGATCGTAGCGCTCGATACCGCGGAGAACCTGAAATCCTCAATCGGCGGCGATGTCGTCACCATAGCCTCGCCCAACCCCGATGCAGTCATCAATCTCCTGGCCGCCCCGTGGGTTTCGGGAATCGAGGAGCACGACGGCTCGGTGACGGTCCGCCTGCAGGACGCCGACCGGCACATCCCCGGGATCGTGACCGCCATCCACCAGAACGGCATCGATATCACCTCCCTCTCGGTCCGCAAACCAACGCTCGAGGACGTCTTCCTGCACTATACAGGAAGGACGATCAGGGAGGAGACAGGCAGCAGAAAGGCGATGCAGATGTTCCGCTGGGCAGGGAGGCGGTAG
- a CDS encoding AbrB/MazE/SpoVT family DNA-binding domain-containing protein, which yields MFHNHHCRHDHNDKKHIFGTVKVGERGQIVIPKEARDIFDIRPGDTLMVLGDEDHGIAIVKADRFRRIAEKMLQIFEKAPEEPPEE from the coding sequence ATGTTCCACAACCATCACTGCCGCCACGACCATAATGATAAAAAACACATCTTCGGAACGGTCAAAGTCGGTGAACGCGGTCAGATCGTTATCCCGAAAGAGGCCCGGGATATCTTCGACATCAGACCCGGTGATACGCTGATGGTCCTCGGCGACGAGGACCACGGGATCGCCATCGTCAAAGCAGACAGATTCCGCAGGATCGCCGAAAAAATGCTCCAGATCTTCGAGAAAGCTCCGGAAGAGCCGCCCGAAGAATGA
- a CDS encoding Coenzyme F420 hydrogenase/dehydrogenase, beta subunit C-terminal domain, with translation METKTFKDLKSEVWDTELCSGCGACVAVCPADALRFAPGNTDAPVNIGYCKADNDGVPCGACYAACPRIDIATQGKMLGSYQDIVAARSVFPVERKQSGGAVTAILVNALDEGLIDAVVTVTRDPWTMKPSSAVITSSDALIKHAGSRYSWWVPLLASLKEAVVTRKYRRIAVVGVPCVARATQAIRASDHELLRPYAKAIRLVIGLFCTETFDYAKLVEGKLQSEKKIEPWEIHRLDIKGKLDVYLQDERQISIPLAELEESVRPGCHVCTDFTAVNADVSAGAVGSPDGYTTLVIRNDIGRGFVDRAVWQGKLATGGAVDLSLIKRLAAKKAERRQE, from the coding sequence ATGGAGACAAAGACATTCAAAGACCTGAAGTCGGAGGTCTGGGATACGGAACTCTGCTCCGGGTGCGGGGCGTGCGTGGCGGTCTGTCCGGCGGATGCCCTCCGGTTCGCGCCGGGGAACACCGATGCGCCGGTGAACATCGGCTACTGCAAGGCCGATAACGACGGCGTGCCCTGCGGGGCGTGCTACGCGGCCTGCCCGCGGATCGATATCGCAACGCAGGGGAAGATGCTCGGGTCCTACCAGGATATCGTTGCGGCCCGGTCGGTCTTCCCGGTTGAGCGTAAGCAGAGCGGCGGTGCGGTGACGGCGATCCTCGTCAACGCCCTCGACGAGGGGCTGATCGATGCGGTCGTCACCGTGACGAGAGACCCCTGGACGATGAAGCCGTCGTCTGCGGTGATCACCTCGTCGGACGCACTCATCAAGCATGCCGGGAGCCGCTACTCCTGGTGGGTGCCGCTCCTTGCGTCCCTCAAGGAAGCCGTGGTCACCCGGAAGTACCGCCGCATCGCCGTCGTGGGCGTGCCCTGCGTGGCGCGGGCGACCCAGGCGATCCGGGCGAGCGACCATGAACTCCTCCGGCCCTACGCGAAGGCGATCCGGCTCGTGATCGGCCTCTTCTGCACGGAGACCTTCGACTACGCGAAACTGGTCGAGGGGAAACTGCAGTCGGAGAAGAAGATCGAGCCATGGGAGATCCACCGCCTGGACATCAAGGGCAAACTGGACGTCTACCTGCAGGACGAGCGGCAGATCTCCATCCCGCTCGCCGAGCTGGAGGAGTCCGTCCGCCCCGGGTGCCACGTCTGCACCGACTTTACGGCGGTGAACGCGGACGTCTCCGCGGGTGCCGTCGGGTCGCCGGACGGCTACACGACGCTCGTGATCAGGAACGACATCGGGAGAGGGTTCGTCGACCGTGCGGTCTGGCAGGGGAAACTCGCGACCGGCGGCGCCGTCGACCTCTCCCTCATCAAGCGCCTGGCGGCGAAGAAGGCAGAGCGCCGGCAGGAATAA
- a CDS encoding glutamate synthase-related protein, with protein MSSNLGSMPLRYRVTIDREQCMECERCIENCSYGVFRRDGDRILINSRKCTACHRCLAYCPRDAIMLEEQPCDYRSHPVWTRAVRESIYNQARTGKIILAGMGSVANLPIIFDHLMLDACQVTTPPTDPLREPVELRTYLGKKPSKLEFRQKPNGDVELSTELTPNLMLETPIMLGHMSYGAISLNAHVAMARAARETGTYMGTGEGGLHPGLYPYQDRMIVQVASGRFGVNVDYLERGAAIELKLGQGAKPGIGGHLTGEKVSADVSRTRMIPQGSDAISPAPHHDIYGIEDLPQLVNSVKEATERKKPVFAKIAAVNNNAENVAAVARSGVDAIAIDGFRGGTGAAPRVFRDHVGIPIEVAISTADQELRNQGLRNEVSLIACGSIRESTDVVKAIALGADAVYIGTAALAAMGCRVCGNCYQGLCPWGIATQRQDLVDRLNPDVASKQIANLIHAWTLEITELMGAAGINSIESLRGNRDRLRGYMLDEGLLDILDVKSVGA; from the coding sequence ATGAGCAGCAACCTTGGGAGCATGCCGCTCCGGTACCGGGTCACGATCGACCGCGAACAGTGCATGGAATGCGAGCGATGCATCGAGAACTGTTCTTACGGCGTCTTCCGGCGGGACGGCGACCGGATCCTGATCAACTCCCGGAAGTGCACCGCCTGCCACCGGTGCCTCGCCTACTGTCCCCGGGACGCCATCATGCTCGAAGAGCAGCCCTGCGACTACCGGAGCCACCCGGTCTGGACCAGGGCGGTCAGGGAGTCGATCTACAACCAGGCCAGGACGGGTAAGATCATCCTCGCCGGGATGGGCAGCGTCGCGAACCTCCCGATCATCTTCGATCACCTGATGCTGGACGCCTGCCAGGTCACCACGCCCCCGACCGACCCGCTCCGCGAGCCCGTCGAACTCCGGACCTACCTCGGGAAGAAACCGTCGAAACTCGAGTTCAGGCAGAAACCGAACGGCGACGTCGAACTCTCCACGGAACTCACGCCGAACCTCATGCTCGAGACACCGATCATGCTCGGGCACATGAGTTACGGTGCAATCAGCCTCAACGCCCACGTGGCGATGGCGCGGGCGGCAAGGGAGACGGGCACCTACATGGGCACCGGCGAGGGCGGACTGCATCCCGGCCTCTACCCCTACCAGGACCGGATGATCGTCCAGGTCGCGTCCGGGCGGTTCGGCGTGAACGTCGACTACCTGGAGCGCGGCGCCGCGATCGAACTCAAACTCGGCCAGGGAGCAAAACCGGGCATCGGCGGGCACCTCACCGGCGAGAAGGTGAGTGCGGACGTCTCCAGGACAAGGATGATCCCGCAGGGTAGCGATGCGATCAGCCCTGCGCCGCACCATGACATCTACGGCATCGAGGACCTCCCCCAGCTCGTCAACTCCGTCAAGGAGGCGACGGAACGGAAGAAACCGGTCTTCGCGAAGATCGCGGCCGTTAACAACAACGCCGAGAACGTGGCGGCCGTCGCCCGTTCCGGGGTGGACGCCATCGCCATCGACGGGTTCCGCGGCGGTACCGGCGCGGCACCGCGGGTCTTCCGCGACCACGTCGGCATCCCGATCGAGGTCGCCATCTCAACCGCCGACCAGGAACTCCGCAACCAGGGTCTCCGGAACGAGGTCTCTCTCATCGCCTGCGGCAGCATCCGTGAGAGCACCGATGTCGTGAAGGCGATCGCCCTCGGGGCGGACGCGGTCTACATCGGCACCGCGGCGCTCGCGGCGATGGGCTGCCGGGTCTGCGGGAACTGTTATCAGGGCCTCTGCCCCTGGGGGATCGCCACCCAGCGCCAGGATCTCGTGGATCGCTTGAACCCCGACGTGGCATCGAAACAGATCGCGAACCTGATCCACGCCTGGACACTCGAGATCACCGAACTGATGGGCGCGGCCGGTATCAACAGCATCGAGAGCCTGCGCGGCAACCGCGACCGGCTCCGGGGCTACATGCTTGACGAGGGGCTCCTCGATATCCTCGACGTCAAGTCGGTGGGAGCGTGA